In Sphaerisporangium krabiense, the DNA window ATCCACGACAACCGCGAGTGAAGGCCGGGCAGTGAGCTCGCCGGCCGGGTTCACGTCGACGAGGGCCGCGCGGGAGGGGCGTCTCTCATCCGCTGGATCGCGGGTGACCTGGCGAGCAGGACGCTGCCGTACAGCATCAGGGCGACGCCGACGAGTTCGGCGGCGATCCAGGGGCCTCCGCGGAGTCGTTCGTGGAAGAGCGTGGTGCCGTAGAGAACGCTGGCCACCGGGTCGCTGATGGTGATCGCCGGTTGGGCGGCGATCAGGGAACCGCTCTGGTACGCGTTCTGGAGCAGGAAGAAGCTGCATATGCCGGTGGCCACCATGGCGTACGGCTGCCAGGACGTCAGCAGGGCGGACGGGTCGCCGCGGAGCACGATCGTGCTCTTGCGCATGAACGTCGCGGTCAGGGCGAAGCCGATACCGGCGGCCACGCCGAGGGTGGCCGCCCGGCCGATCGGACCGGCCGTCCTGCTCACCAGGATCAGCCCGGCCACGGCCAGTACCGTCGCGCCGCCGGCCAGCGCCCACTCCACGCCGGAGATGGCCGCCCGGCCGCTGGTGGTGGGCGCCGCCGTGAGCAGGAACAGGACCAGTCCCCCGGTCAGCGCCGCGGTCGCCAGCCAGGACTGCCGGTCCACCGTCGCCTTGAGCACCAGCGAGATCCCGATCATCGTGAGCGGCAGCTCGACGACCAGGAGTGGCTGCACCAGCGCGAGCGCGCCGAAGGACAGGGCCGTCGCCTGGAAGACGAAGCCGGCGATGAGCGCGGCCACGCCGCCGAGCCACGCCGGGCGGTGCAGCAGGGCCCAGATCAGCGCGGGCCGGAAGGCCATGCTCTGCGGCATGGTGCGCGCCTCGCGCCGCTGCAGGATCGACGCCGTCGCGTTGCTCACGGCGCAGAGCAACGCGAAGATGACCGCGATCATACCTGGTCCATGCCGGCGCAGGACGACGCTGCGTCACCCCCGGCGGCGATCGTTGCGACCGTGTTCACGTTGCCTGGCCCCGACTTCACGCGACGTCGCCGAAACACTCATCGCCATGGCGGCGCCACCGTCGGAACGCGTGCGAGGCTTCGCCGGTGGCCGGACGAGCCTGCTGTCAGGCGTCTCAGCGTGCCATGGACCTACCCGGTCCATGATCCACGAAACGTGGCCCTGTCCTGCTCGGCCGAGGTACCCGGCCGTCGGAGCGCAGGCCCGGCGGGCGCTTCGCGGGGTCAGTGGCCGCCGGTCAGCTCACCGGACAGGGTGGTGTGCATCTTGGCGCTGGCCTCGTTGAGGCCGACGATCTCGACGGTCTTGCCCCGGGCGGCGTACTTGGTCTCCACCGCGTCCAGCGCGGCCACCGACGAAGCATCCCAGATGTGCGCGTCCGACAGGTCGATGACCACATGGCCGGGATCGCCGGCGTAGTCGAACCGGGTGACGAGGTCGTTGCTGGAGGCGAAGAACAACTGGCCGGTGACGGCGTAGATGACGTGACCGCCCTCGGGGTCGGCGGCGGAGGTGACCTCGGCCAGGTGGGCGACGCGGCGGGCGAAGACGACCATGGCGGCCAGGCTGCCGACGACCACGCCGATGGCCAGGTTGTGGGTGGCGACCACGACGGCGACGGTGACGGCCATGACGGCGGTCTCCCCGATGGGCATGCGCTTGAGGGTGGCCGGCGCGACCGAATGCCAGTCGAAGGTGCCGACCGAGACCAGGATCATCACCGCGACCAGGGCGGCCATCGGGATCTTCGAGACCAGCGGGCCGAAGACGATGCACAGGATCATCAGGAAGGCGCCGGCGCAGAAGGTGGACAGGCGGGTGCGGGCGCCGCCGGACTTCACGTTGATCATCGTCTGGCCGATCATGGCGCAGCCGCCCATGCCGCCGAAGAAGCCGGTGACGATGTTCGCGATGCCCTGGCCGATGGACTCGCGGGTCTTGGAGGAGTGGGTGTCGGTCAGGTCGTCGACCAGCTTGGCGGTCATGAGCGACTCCATCAGCCCGACCAGGGCGAAGGCCAGCGCGTAGGGGGCGATGAGCGTCAGCGTGGCCGAGGTGAAGGGCACGTCCGGCAGGCCGGGCACCGGCAGCGCCGACGGCAACGCGCCGCGGTCGCCGACCGTGGGCACGGCCAGGTGGGCCCCGATGGTCAGCGCGGTGAGCGCGACGATGGAGACCAGCGGGGCGGGGACGGCCCTGGTCAGGCGGGGCAGCGCCACCATCAGCGCGAGCGCGCCGCCGACCAGCGGGTAGACGATCCACGGCACGTCGATGAGCTCGGGCACCTGCGCCATGAAGATCAGGATCGCGAGGGCGTTGACGAAGCCGACCATGACGCCGCGCGGGACGAAGCGCATCAGCCTGGCCACGCCGAGCGCGCCGAGCAGGATCTGGATGAGGCCGCCGAGGATGACGGTGGCGACCAGGTAGCCCAGGCCGTGCTCGCGGGCCAGCGGGGCGACGACCAGGGCGATGGCGCCGGTGGCCGCGGAGATCATGGCGGGGCGGCCTCCGGCGACGGCGATGACCACGGCCATGGTGAAGGAGGCGAACAGGCCGACGCTGGGATCCACGCCGGCGATGATGGAGAACGAGATCGCCTCGGGGATGAGCGCGAGGGCCACGACCAGGCCGGACAGGATCTCGGTGCGGGCCACCGAAGGCGTCAGCCAGGCGGGGCGTCCGGGCCGCGGCCGGGTGACTGCGGACGGTCGGGCGGGCACAGATGAGCTGGGCAACAGGCGTCCTTACATGGAGCGGGCCCGCACGGGGCGGCGGGCGGCATGCCACCGGCCGTGGCAGGGAAAAGACGGCCGGGCAGAGGGCTACGGAGCGCGCCCGAGTCGAAGAGGGCGGCAGGCGGTGCTAACGCGGGCAGGTCACGGCGGGCAGCAGGCGGCGGCGATCACAGGCATGCGCGCGTCGATGTTCCTTACCTCGTGATGGGGCGGCACTCGGCCGGCACCGGTGCGTGTCGTCGGGGGGACCGGGTGTGCCAGGGTGGGGTATGTCCGGTCTTTGTCGGAGGGCGGCAGTGCGGCACCGCCATCGGCAACTCTACCCTAACGTTAGGGTAGAGATTCGGCGGGGCCGGGCATGACCGCCCGCACTGCCGTACCTGGCTGAGCAGTGAGGTCATGCGAAAGATGGACGGAACAGCGTCTTCCACCACCAACGACGAGGGTGCGCCTTCGGCGGGCAGAGATCACCTGCACATCGGGCAGGTGGCGGCACGGACCGAGCTGTCGCTGCGGACCATCCGGCACTACGACGAGGTGGGCCTGGTGCGGCCCTCGGCGCGCAGCCAGGGCGGCTTCCGGCTCTACACCGAGGCCGACGTGGCGCGGCTGATGGTGATCCGCCGGATGAAGCCGCTGGGCTTCACGCTGGACGAGATGGGCGAGTTGCTGGCCATCACCGACCGGCTCGACGCGGGCGGCACGGCAGGCATGGAGGCGGCCGAGCGCGAGCAGTTGCTGGTACGGCTCGGCCGGTTCGAGCAGGCCACCCGCGAGCGCTGCGAGGCGTTGCGCACCCAACTGAGCCGCGCCGAGGAGTTCGCCACCGACCTGCGACGACGCTCCGGCCAGTTGTCCGCCGACTCTCCTTGACCGGCGTCCTTCCGCGTCGGCCTGGATGTTCCGCAGCACTTCCCCTACGACCCGAGGACCTCGGCGCGCCGCCGGCGTGACCACACCCGCCGTACGCCTGACGGCAGGAGCCCGAACCGGCACAGAGGGCCGACACCGCCCCACTCCCAGCTCGCGCGGATAGGAATCCGTCACCTGTAGGAGCGGGCGACACCATTCCGATGTCACTCACAGCGATGATATTGATACTTGTTGTAGCCAGCCGAGATCACCCGGTCGCCACCTCACGAGAAGGACCTCTCCAGGAAGCGCACTGCTCTGCCGCTGGGGGCCGGACCACCCGTGTCCTTCGACCGTGAGCGTTGACATAAGGAGTCCATGCTGTGAAACCACGCGTCCTCGTACCGCTGGTGGTGGCTCTCCCGCTCCTGATGGCATCGGCGCCCACGCCGGCCGTCGCCGAGGCCACCCGCCGGGCGGCGGTCCAGGCCGCCCTGGACGCGATCGTCGCGGCCGGGGCCCCGGGCGCGCTGGCGGAGACCCGTGATGAGAAGGGCCGCTGGATGGGCGCCGCCGGCACCGGTGACCGCCGTACCGGTGGCCCCGTCCCGCAGAACGGGCGCTGGCGCATCGGCAGCGTCACCAAGACCTTCGTCGCCGCCCTGGTCCTCCGGCTCGCCGCGGAGAACAAGCTCGCCCTGGACGACCCGATCGGCCGGCACCTGCCCGGCCTGCTCCCGCGCGGCGACCAGATCACCGTCCGCATGCTGCTCAACCACACCAGCGGCGTCGCCGACTACGCCACCACCTTCGACGAAACCCCGGCAGGGTTGCGCCGCCTGGCCACCACCGCCTACACGCCCAAGCGACTGATCGACATCGGCGCCGGCCTGCCGCCCACCTCCGCGCCCGGCGAACGCTGGGGCTACTCCAACACCGGCTACGCCGCCCTCGGCCTGCTGATCGAGAGGGTCACCGGCCAGAGCCTGGCCCGCGCCCTGTCCACCCGGGTGTTCTCCCCCCAGAGGCTCCCCGGCACCTACCTGCCCACGACCAGCCGCGACATCGCCGGAACCCACCTCCACGGCTACATGCGCGACGAGAACAAGCGCCCCGAGGACATCACCCGCTTCGACCCCTCCAACGCCTGGGCCGCCGGAGCCGTGATCTCCACCGCCGCCGACGTCAACCGCTTCTTCGCCCTGCTGCTCCACGGCCGGCTCCTCCCCGGCGGCCTGCTCGCCCAGATGAAGCAGACCGTTCCGGTCGCGCCCGGCCTCGCCTACGGCCTCGGCCTGATGAAGCTCACCCTTTCCTGCGGCGCGACCGTCTGGGGGCACAAGGGCCACATTCCCGGCTACGCCACCTACAGCTTCCACGACGACCGGCGCGGCATCACCGTCACCGCCACCGCCCTGCCCGCCTCCGACGACAACGCCGTCGACCAAGCCATGAACCAGGCCCTGAACGCCGAGTTCTGCCCCTGAACGAACGCCGCCTCCGCGGCGAACACTCTCCAGGCGAGCGATCGGCCCGCCGCGCTCACGCGCCTTTCCGTGATCGGGCGTTGCTACGCTCACGAGCGTGGCGATCAGGAATTCGCACTGCTCCTTCTGCGGAGCGGCCTACGCGCCCGGCCTGCCCTGGCCGAGGACCTGCCGGGAGTGCGGCAACACCGGCTATCTCAACCCCCTGCCGGTCGCGGTCATGGTGCTTCCGGTGGACGACGGCGTTCTCGTGGTCCGCCGGGACGTCGAGCCGCGCCGTGGCCTGCTCGCCCTCCCCGGCGGCTTCATCGACATCGGCGAGTCCTGGCAGCAGGCCGCGGCGCGGGAGCTCCGCGAGGAGACGGGCGTCGTCGTCGACGCGGCCGGCGTGCGGCTGTTCGACGCGGTCAGCGCGCCCGACGGCACCGTGCTGATCTTCGGTCTCGGCCCGCGCACGACCGCGGACGCCCTCCCGCCGGTCGTCCGCACCGCGGAGACCAGCGAGTGGCTGGTGCTCAACGGCCCTGAGGAGCTGGCGTTCCCACTGCACACTCAGGTCGCGGCCCGCTACTTCGACTCGGGCCGGTCGTCGGAAGCGTAGAGGCCGCGGATTGATCAACGAATGCGCCGCGAGATCGCATAGCTGGATTCGCGTATTCGATCCCTCCGTTCGATATGCCTCTCCAGACCCTCTGAATACCTCGTCGGGTAATGGTGAAGCCCGGCGGGAGCGTCCGGTAACCATGCCGAGCGCAGGGCGCAGAATTCTCAGCGAAGTACCGGCCAGGTCGTTAT includes these proteins:
- a CDS encoding DMT family transporter, which gives rise to MIAVIFALLCAVSNATASILQRREARTMPQSMAFRPALIWALLHRPAWLGGVAALIAGFVFQATALSFGALALVQPLLVVELPLTMIGISLVLKATVDRQSWLATAALTGGLVLFLLTAAPTTSGRAAISGVEWALAGGATVLAVAGLILVSRTAGPIGRAATLGVAAGIGFALTATFMRKSTIVLRGDPSALLTSWQPYAMVATGICSFFLLQNAYQSGSLIAAQPAITISDPVASVLYGTTLFHERLRGGPWIAAELVGVALMLYGSVLLARSPAIQRMRDAPPARPSST
- a CDS encoding SulP family inorganic anion transporter — translated: MARTEILSGLVVALALIPEAISFSIIAGVDPSVGLFASFTMAVVIAVAGGRPAMISAATGAIALVVAPLAREHGLGYLVATVILGGLIQILLGALGVARLMRFVPRGVMVGFVNALAILIFMAQVPELIDVPWIVYPLVGGALALMVALPRLTRAVPAPLVSIVALTALTIGAHLAVPTVGDRGALPSALPVPGLPDVPFTSATLTLIAPYALAFALVGLMESLMTAKLVDDLTDTHSSKTRESIGQGIANIVTGFFGGMGGCAMIGQTMINVKSGGARTRLSTFCAGAFLMILCIVFGPLVSKIPMAALVAVMILVSVGTFDWHSVAPATLKRMPIGETAVMAVTVAVVVATHNLAIGVVVGSLAAMVVFARRVAHLAEVTSAADPEGGHVIYAVTGQLFFASSNDLVTRFDYAGDPGHVVIDLSDAHIWDASSVAALDAVETKYAARGKTVEIVGLNEASAKMHTTLSGELTGGH
- a CDS encoding MerR family transcriptional regulator, coding for MDGTASSTTNDEGAPSAGRDHLHIGQVAARTELSLRTIRHYDEVGLVRPSARSQGGFRLYTEADVARLMVIRRMKPLGFTLDEMGELLAITDRLDAGGTAGMEAAEREQLLVRLGRFEQATRERCEALRTQLSRAEEFATDLRRRSGQLSADSP
- a CDS encoding serine hydrolase domain-containing protein, whose product is MKPRVLVPLVVALPLLMASAPTPAVAEATRRAAVQAALDAIVAAGAPGALAETRDEKGRWMGAAGTGDRRTGGPVPQNGRWRIGSVTKTFVAALVLRLAAENKLALDDPIGRHLPGLLPRGDQITVRMLLNHTSGVADYATTFDETPAGLRRLATTAYTPKRLIDIGAGLPPTSAPGERWGYSNTGYAALGLLIERVTGQSLARALSTRVFSPQRLPGTYLPTTSRDIAGTHLHGYMRDENKRPEDITRFDPSNAWAAGAVISTAADVNRFFALLLHGRLLPGGLLAQMKQTVPVAPGLAYGLGLMKLTLSCGATVWGHKGHIPGYATYSFHDDRRGITVTATALPASDDNAVDQAMNQALNAEFCP
- a CDS encoding NUDIX domain-containing protein, producing MAIRNSHCSFCGAAYAPGLPWPRTCRECGNTGYLNPLPVAVMVLPVDDGVLVVRRDVEPRRGLLALPGGFIDIGESWQQAAARELREETGVVVDAAGVRLFDAVSAPDGTVLIFGLGPRTTADALPPVVRTAETSEWLVLNGPEELAFPLHTQVAARYFDSGRSSEA